AGACTCAGAAAGTGGAATGTGAGCACCTCACTTCTATGCCACCAACTTCTCTGTTTTCGGCTTcaacttttcaataaaattaatttcgAGTTGTTAATTTTAGGATGATACCATCTATAGTTTGAATATATTGGTGGTGGTAATAGTCACGATCTCCCAACTTTGGAACAGTGGCCaaaagttcctataaaaattattttaaatacaaatatgtacacaattatttttttctagCTATAGAATATTCAAGCTTTTCACCAATATTTTAaagttgagaggtttgaaactTTTACCTTGATTGGTAGCATATGCCTTACCTATTTGATGACCAAGTTTGCAACGTTTTCTATCTTTTCTTCGAATAttttcaactaagaacaattcTAATCAAAGTAGGTAGGTATGTACAATAATTTGTTTTGCATTATTGTCCAAATACCGGacatttggtttttgaaaatttcataattttaaaattctatGTTGAATTTGGGCTCTAAATTCACCAATCTTTGATCTAAATGCATGAATCTTAGGATAACACGAATCGAGAGTCCTATTTGTACTGGATCTAAATGTATGTATATTCTTGGTTGCAATGCATTTATCTTGGCCTTATGTTCTTCGTTTGCATTTTAATTACTTGCTTGCAGGTTGAGTTCACCAAGAACACTAATAAGAAACGTATACCAAGCCTAGTAAGACAACGAGAATTATTTAGAAAGAGAGACAACTTGGATCAGTATGGATACTCGAACATCTCTATGATGCGTGGTTATGGTTGATGGAGAGTATTCAGAGCGGAGTTGATGTCTAGAGGGCCAACATCCAATGAGCTTGCAGCGAGACTAGGAGACCTTTTTTAACTGGGTGAACAAATTTTGTTTCCGACGTAACAAAAATGTCAATAAATATGATTTATGTTGATGAATTGATTTTCTATGCAAAGATATCACACCATGTTTCGCGTAAGAAAAATATATGGTTGGAGAGAGTCGTTGTTTGGTGTTAGTGAAACCCATGAAGTTGGGTTTCTGCCGAcacaacttttatttttttgccTTATGCAATTTGTGTGTAGATAATTTGAGAATTTGGCTACAGAAGGTTTGTGGGTAAAAATGTAATGAACGAACTTTTCAACTTAATTAAGCTGAGCTCATTAACTtaaaaacaacattttaaaactcaaaactaTGCAAAGTTCAATTCATTGTTATTaagtaaagaaataaaaacaaaaccaatctaaaaataaaaccaaaatatttactaaaataaattaataaaaatattgttCACACTAGATTtctggagaaatttgattcgtggagtacactacaagaaatctggcctttaatgtcggtttaaaaccgacattaaaggcctttaatgtcacttgacgaccgacatctttgcgagcgttattaaaggcctttaatgtcggttttcaaccgacatctttcatagtgttattgaagccttttaatgtcagttgggctttgatgtcggtttaaaaccgacattaaagaggccaacaatgtcggtttataaccgacattatagatctccaataatgtcagtttaaaaacgacattaaagccttgtttttggatccatttttacaaatttatttttatttagttgctgcattattttccattttttataaactgaCAGTCGATCcgtgtaaataaatatttttttttcaggccaacaaatcaataaaattaatattatttagaaactttaatatttgtcttttacatttgcatacacaaaatgaaatcttaatattgtatttatatatagaaCCCGAACCCAGTGAGTAGGTTTCCCGATGCCATGTCCCCGAATGGTGCGTAGCCAGCAGCGCCACACAACATATAAAAAAGCGTTGTCACCGACACACTCACTAGAGTTGCCTTCTTCATTGTCTTAGCCTCTGAAGGTGGAGATTTTAGAGTGTCCTGTTCCACAAAACATAACATACCTCCATCaatcaaattgaaaaaagaagaaaaaaggaaaaggaaaaggacaTCGATTTTTTCCGAGATTCGTACCTGAATTTCAATGAGGATAATCGAGTATGAGTaggcaaaagcaatgtctccaaGAGCTTGGAAGCTCCTCCATACTTTTTGTGTTTGAGTGACAGTTCCTATGCTAATTCCAGTCAAGCTCCCTCCAATTTTTCCATTTGctaaaacaaacaatcaaaacaAGAATAGTACAGTCACAATCTTCATCTTAAAATCGCATTAAAAAGGTTTTAAATATTATACTATGATCCATGTGTTTAATGGGATTTACCAGTAATTTGAGCAACTCCAAGGCCAAGTCCAATAGTTGAGTAAGTAAAAGACATAACAGAAGCAACAATGGAGAGCCACCAAAGTTGATCGAATTCTTTAATTTGGGAAAATATTATCTCTACAATACCAAAACCTATCATATAAGGATTACTGTTAATTTGGCATGGATCTTTCCCACCACTTGCATGAAAgcaatttgacaatttgacaatttgacaatTTCCCACCACTTACACAAAATGAAAAACTGCAATAATTAAGGGAGGAAATATGTCTTCTGATAGTAATTATTGGACATCTCATTTGGATTGAGGTGCTTTTCTAAAACACTTGTGATGAATCCTCAAAATTTCATGTTTAAAGTTATCACCCAACAGAAATGTATTTTGAATCCAATGAAGAATATGATCGAGCTCTTGAAATCTAACAGGTGGCATTTTACTCGACTATTCTATCATCATGCCTTCATATTTTGAGAACAGTAACAAAGATTTCGAAGAAGAACAGTCAGCCTCAAGATCTGTTGAAAGAACCTCTCACCAATAACCTTCACCTTTTTCAAACTTGGATTGGTGAATTTGCATCAAACCAAAAGAAACGATGGCAGTTAAAAAGGAACCAACCCAATTGAAGATAGTTTCAAACTGAAAATCATTCCTAATCATATCCTTCGAGATTCAAGCTTCAAGCTAAACCTGCTACCAAAAAAGATCAAATTTATGAagcaaattaaattaaataaatgaaataaaaacaataatttttcaTGGGTTTAGAATGCAAATACCGAATAGTATAATGAGTTAATGGTGCTCATTCCTCCTCTATTCATTACCACATACGATACATGCTTTCTTATTTCTAAAGTGAAAACTATTCTATAAACAATGGTCCTCCTATATTATAATGACCTTTAACTTTATTTTAACTTCAATCTTGCATTCCCCCGTAACATTCCTAAAGAATCAAATTCACAAGTAATGCATCAAAATCAAAAACCTCTTAACGTTATGTGTGTCAACAAGGCAGTTCTGAAATGATTAGCAACCATTGAATAAATATGCATCCCGCTTGGCCATTTCAAGAACTATACCCTTCTAATCTAAACTAAACAACAAAAGCAAAGTTGATTAAAATACAGAATCTTTAATGAAGAAAGCCGTACTATGTAGCCTGCCGTTGGTCAGAAAAAACATATCAAGGGCACATCTTATTTCCACCAGTAATCCTAGAAAGTAAAGTTGAGTAATGAAACTTACATCAGAGCCTCCAATGGAGCATTAGCAGCAGTAGCGGATGTAGGGGAAGGTCATTATTCCCAAAAGGTTTCTAAGTAAAGAAATAATATGATAATTTCCACTTTTGGGCATAAACCCAAAACCCAAAATATCTCGTACGAATGAAGATAAGTGTTCTCAATTGTGAACCCATATCACTTCTTTCCCTAAATTACTGCAGAAGAATAGAAAATCACATTGACAGAGTAAGAAAGCTAAACCTAGAGAAATAGATGTCGACAAAATCTTAGATTCCAACCATTCTCAACCATACcatataattttgttaaatcatGCGAAATAGTGAAATATATCCTAATCTTACACAGATGCACAAGTGCCAGTGACAGAACCAAACATGCCATTGAGCAAAACTCCAACTCCCTGAAATTAAAGAATTGCAGTGACTATTTCATCCATTAccattaaagaaattaaacatgCCATTACCTCAGGAATTGCAGTGACTATTTCATCCACAATGAAACTGTCATCTTCAATCCAAGACAAGAGACCTTCCCCCCTCGCTGCAAGCATAGCAGATCCTCCACCACTCAACTCACCTATTAGATTATGCTTATTAATATCTCCACCAAActcttaattttttatattgatATACTATTATTACCAACACTACTAGTTGAATCTTTCAAAACAATGCAACACAATTCTCTTTTATATGTTCATTGGAGGTCTAGCCAACACAGTAAGGATGGTGGAACATAAATGATTTTATCATAATGCACAGAACAAAACCGAATTTTTAGCTGACATTGAAACCATAAACAATTGCCAATTCAACCATACCTCAGACCATCAATTACAGTAACTCTAAAATCAACCAAACTAACTGAGACATATATTTTTCACTAACAATAATAGCACATTCATATGTTCAtatataaaactaataaaaaatatttttattacaacataaaaataaacacaaacGTTAGAACTTATTTCAACAAGATGGTTTTCATTCCAAATCATAGATGAGTGAAGAATGATGTCAAAAGATAGTTAGtacaataaaaatataagagaaAAGGAGACATAAACATTCGACCGAATAACAAAAAATAGTAATTTAATGTCAAGCAATGCAACAATTAGGTTAAAGAAATTAACACAAATTTGAAAGGCAGTTTATGTACATTATTGAAAAGCTATTAAGAAGTTAGGAGGGAAAATTTATATTTCATTTATCAAAtctgaaaataattaaaaatgaaaatgataaaCAAGTAAACAAAGAGAGATGGACATTATATATTCAATGAAGTAATAATTGAATTTTCAAAGTTAAGTAAATAGAAAAagaatcaaataatatatattaacttttatcACTGCATTTGACGTACGAGTGATCTTAAAACTGAAGGACACAAAGATATcttcaaacaaaaaacaattaaataaaaacaaaactaaaattattaccatttttttccttgttgataaaagaaaaatctgCATAAATGAATAATGATAACAACAACAATAGTAATCTTGTGGCTCTCTTTTGCAGATCCTCCTCCATTGATTTCTGTTTTAGAGCTCAAAAAGAACAATAATGGAAGAAAAAAGATGGCAAATTCATGAGTCAATAAATCTACAAATAATGAATCAAACTCAATCAATTAATGGAAGAAATAACTAAGTGGAAAAAGAAAACCCCCCTTTTTCTTCCtaccttcctttttctttaataGAGAATTCCAAATGATATATGAAAATAAAGGGGGGAAACCCTTTTACAACACAAGATATGAAAACCCATCtcaattttaatatattatccCATGAactataataacaataataagagagagagagagagagagagagagaaagaagagagaaaattaCCTGGAATTGAGAATGTGAAATTACAGAACAATATCCTTTAGAAAAATACAAAGATATAATGATAAAAGTATATAAAAGAAGAATTAAAGTTTACATCAAAACTTAAGGAAAAAAAGGGTAAAGAATTGTTGAAAAAAGGGAAAGGAATTGGCAAGGGAAACTGACAGAAAGAGAAGTGAGCACACAAGAGCAATGGCATATTATTATACCAAAAGGGAGTTTATGAGATAAACGCAGACGGCGACGGTGGTGGCGAGGGCTGGACATGAACATGGTTACAAACCCAGGACTCCCGACGGTGGTGGCAAGCATCAGTGTTTGAAGAAAGTGAGGAGTGACGGCGGTGGTGGCGGGCACGAGCTGGGCACGAGGGacgatggtggtggtggtgcCAGCGACTCTTCAGAGAAGAAAGGGATATTGTTAGATGAGAATGAggagtgaagaagaaattggaaggatgaaatcgtgtgggtgattgagaaagagtaaagtaagagagagaaagtcatttttttataaaataaaaaattaaaattaaa
This region of Cucumis melo cultivar AY chromosome 7, USDA_Cmelo_AY_1.0, whole genome shotgun sequence genomic DNA includes:
- the LOC127150231 gene encoding amino acid permease 3-like: MIGFGIVEIIFSQIKEFDQLWWLSIVASVMSFTYSTIGLGLGVAQITANGKIGGSLTGISIGTVTQTQKVWRSFQALGDIAFAYSYSIILIEIQDTLKSPPSEAKTMKKATLVSVSVTTLFYMLCGAAGYAPFGDMASGNLLTGFGFYI
- the LOC127150232 gene encoding uncharacterized protein LOC127150232, with amino-acid sequence MEEDLQKRATRLLLLLLSLFIYADFSFINKEKNGELSGGGSAMLAARGEGLLSWIEDDSFIVDEIVTAIPEGVGVLLNGMFGSVTGTCASVNLGKEVIWVHN